CCTGGAAGTAATCCCCGAGTCTACGACGTAAGATGACATATTCATTATTTATCCGTTCCACAGCAGCCTTAGCCCTATTTAATAAGATACATAGAGTTAGAGTTTTGCacactttttttctctttttttttgggTGAATATGTAGTGAGTGAgaagagagatttaattatcaaGAGTTGAAATATTGTTGGATAATATCTTTTTTTAGGTTTTTGAAATTCATGCAGTATAGGTAGCATCCGCACATAAAGAAGTTAATGGGTAGAAGTAGGCGGTtataagtttttaaatttaaaaaattgaaaaccaaaTGGTTTTTATAGGGCATTTTGGTTTTAGTAGGTTTGGTTTTGCCATTTCACATGAAAGGTAAAATAAGGtccaattgaagaaaaaactGAATGGTAAAATGTGATATTTACCCGTCCACATCATCGTCTCTGCAAGCTTGAATTGCGAGATCTATTTCCCTGGTCACTTTGACGGCACCAATGCTACATAAATCACCAACAATGGAATtgttaatgaaataaaatcataattaagaaacaaaaagaaaaatctatttttaactGGATGTGTTACTATAAAGTGTTTTAAATCTAAAGGTTAAAATATAAGTCTAGTTTTTGAACTTTGTCCTCAagatttctaaacttttaactTTGTGTCTAGtatgtttctaaaattttaattttgtctaataagtattaaattcaaaatttttaaaaattaattaaattattaagtatttggaaaattttttatttttttaattttttttattttgtcctCGAtagatttatgaatttttatgAATATGAAAGTtcaactaaatttgtaattttgaaaatttgaagtttaaatttcaaaatcagggattaaatttgtaatttaaataacactatgaaaaaaaaaaaacgacgGGAGTAAGAGAAAACCTGGCACTAGCCCCCTTGAACTTATGAAAGGGCCTTTCCAGTGTTCTGAGATTGCAGGAAGGTAGCTCTCTGTGAGAAGGAAACCGcatattagattattttattttattcttttcttttttttgggaCCGGAACAAAGTCGATAGTATTTTTAGGGTGGACCGAGGAGAAAAATAAACTGGCAATTTAGTTCataatacattaaaaaaaatttcctagGTATGTGTTAgtccctatattttaaaaattctcGAACTTGTCTCTCATgcattaaatttatcaatttatgGTCGTTTGGTTCATGAGAATAAGAGGTGGAAATAAGAGATGATATTCTATTATCATGTttgatataaatttttaatcttaGGAATGAGAATATATTATTGCAAGGTATTTCATATTTCTATCATAACCACCCATGACCCAAATAGATGGGCTTTCTCTATTTTCAATggtttttctctttctcttactttttctcttttcattttatttgtttttcttctttgttgatattgattaatttatttaatttttataaatatgtttaaattaaatttatgatttacatatataattaattttattaataatgatgctaatataataatttattctattattataaattaatatgaaaaacctcaatcttttaaatatatatatatatgaataactATAATTATATTTGCTTAAATTCCTTTTTATTGGTGATATATAttaacacctgtctcttatacacatctagatgtgtataagagacagccataaatgatttattaaaattattaattaatctttacaaaaatattaattaattaactaataataaaataagttaattttttttcaattaaacaatCTTTTACACTTGTAATTCTAGTTTTAATctataatcatatttatttttttaaaattaaaaacatggtttgatgatttaaaatcaattagtttatatcaacttattttgtatatatgtaaGGCTTATAATTGACATTAAACAAGTAGTTAATTAACTcttcaattaacaaaattacaaaaaaaaaaaaaaaaaaagatatttaaattaaatacgaataattttttttaatgaaattgaaatataaatgagcaataaaaaatttaattgataataaatatacTGAATTAGATGATGAGTGGGTAAATTTAGTTAAGTTTTAATGACTTAAAATTGATTTAGTAACTTAAtgtaacaaaataaatttacaaacgaaaattaattattgaaattaattattattaattttatactttataattgcATTAAAAAGTATAACACATCCCCAAATATCCTATTTCATTCTCATACATAACAAAAAACAATTATCTTTAATTGCGAGACATCTTATTCTCAAATATCCTACCTTGATTCATTATTGTCGAACTCACACGATATTTACTACTACGAGTGAATTGACAAAAATTTAGGTAAGAaaaagttatttaaaagaagaaaatgcataagttgtttccattttttataTCAGAATATTTTCtcatttgatttaaatattactttaaTTCCTATACTTTTGGTTTTAGTTCATTTCGGtccctatacttttaattttgttttattttggttattgtacttttaaaaagtgactattttggtcattttatttttattttctttttcattatttgaaagttcaagaaccAAAATGTACGTGAAACAATATGAACCAAATTTGAAAGAATAtggatcaaaataaatattttaaaagtatagggatcaaaatgaatattttaaaagtatagggaccaaaataaaataaaaccaaaagtacaagaatcaaaatagtatttaagcATTTAAATTTTCACAAACTCACGAAGTATTACGTCatggaaataaattaaaaaaaaacattaaaacaaaaaataggaactaaattgaaaaacacACACTAACATCTTGGACAATAAAACATGACCTCctgaattttcataattaaaaaaaaaaaagttaaagtttttatatttaatttagtccTTACAGTGCATTTTCTAAAGCAGCTATAGACTGGGTTGATTCCCTGAAGTAAACAGTGAGAAGCCTCTCCAGAAAATGTGGATCATCATCACCTAATTGCTCAACTTGGACAAATTGTTCACTCAAAATTCCCTACAAACAATATTCAATCAATTTTCAATTGTCTAATTTCTTCATCATTCAATCACGACTAAATTTGTTATTTAACTTATTTTCAATTCTTTctcttattaattataaatgttaacGTTGGTTTATGATAAACTTACCTAGCGTAATACACAGAATTCACCAAAACTTATCGGTAAAAAAAGGTCATCTAAGATGAAAACTTGAAATTTCAATCAATTTCTTACGAATCGTAAGGTGTGGAATTAGAATGTTTTCTCTATTAAATTacgttttttttcctttaacgTTCTACCTGTTCACAGAATTATTATATCATATGAATTTATCATTGTCTAAGGACTGAATTGAAAAAAATACCGAAAAGACCTAAAATATTTGGagatcaaaatatatatttagccATTTACCTTTATGTAGATAGAGTCCTCAACACAAGACCATTTGATagcattttcctttttttttttttttttttcttaacaaacaaaaaaaatgttatttcatcaaaaccttcttttttttttttgttttttttttaatcagcaccttttcctttcaaattttaaataaaaaaaattatttaacatcaagatttaaaaaaaaaaaaaaacaatcgtCATTTCCAAAATTTCTACACAATCACAAGAATGTTTTTCAAAATGAGGAATAAAAAACTAATTTCTCGAAAATCAGAAACACAAAATACGAATAAGAATGACAATATATAGGGTATCATAAGACGAGATGTATAAAAATCATAGACAATATTCAtgcaaaaaaataatagaaaaatcattaaaaggaaaaaaaaaaacacaaatggTAATTCAAAGatcattaaaaagaaattaaaaaagatagaGAATCAAAGAAAAAACTAACATCATTGAAGAATGATTGTCTCATGGCAGCAATCTCTTGACGAAGGCCAAAATTATTCTCCATGGCTTACAATGATAAAATGGCAATGCTCGACTGAAAATCCCATACCAAGGAGACACTATATATAACCCAAGAAATTAAatcatctccattttttttaaacagaaagttacaatattttattatactATTTTGGTTCATAGTATTTTCaatgtattttaaatttagtctctcaaaattattttttattgaaatttgttaAATAACAACGATAATTTTATGCAAAGaaataattatgtgaatttatttttaaaatttatagtgaaAGACTAATAAACTAGTCCATggctaaatttaagatttaattgAAAGtgcctaaattgaaattaaataactaaaagtatattgatcaaaatgttattttaattttataaaataagaggGAAAAAAGATGGTTAGAGTGccattttggtctctatactttcaattgtCTAATTTTAAATCATGTAATTTGAATAAATCTTAACTTTGGttcctcaaaattaattttaccaaaattggttaaataataacaataattttaatgtaaagaaatataatatctTTCCCAAATTCACAATAAAAATGTTAGTagataacaattttttaaaaatcaataataaatttaagatGTATTGAAAATCtatggactaaaattgaacaagtgagagtatagaaactaaaattaaacaaattttataggATAAGGATTGAAATGGTAttttaacaacaataataataagagCAGTAATTATGAGAAGAGTGACATGTTGCAGGCATGCAATTCcagaaatgaaaatgaataagAATTTATTGAGAAATTCTATCAAATATTTCCTTGAGAATAAATTATGAGCAGAAAAAATCAGAGGTTTTCATATTTCCAGATCTTGTAATAAATGAACCCagatttcattatttttcagtTTCATTTATAAATAAGCCATG
This DNA window, taken from Benincasa hispida cultivar B227 chromosome 6, ASM972705v1, whole genome shotgun sequence, encodes the following:
- the LOC120079275 gene encoding pseudo histidine-containing phosphotransfer protein 2-like, which translates into the protein MENNFGLRQEIAAMRQSFFNDGILSEQFVQVEQLGDDDPHFLERLLTVYFRESTQSIAALENALELPSCNLRTLERPFHKFKGASASIGAVKVTREIDLAIQACRDDDVDGAKAAVERINNEYVILRRRLGDYFQIMRQVGPYERAVRPR